In Sphingobacterium sp. PCS056, the following proteins share a genomic window:
- a CDS encoding NAD-dependent epimerase/dehydratase family protein — translation MRKKILITGASGFVGYHLVQAAYEAGLEVHAAVRKTSDVSEIKSFVDQFVYPDFKNKDSLLELLELEQYAYIVHAAAMTRAKNELDLVEVNVGYSECLADAVFESNIPLERFVFISSLAAIGPVAYDAPAINEQNDYHPVTAYGRSKVLAEKMLDKYVDNKLSIIRPTAVYGPKEKDLFVLFKTLNTGLDAYIGKSPQKLTFVFVKDLVNAILNACFLDKGGKKVYNITDGLVYDRYEMATIFKKYTAKSLYRLHLPLRLVRGVAQAMDLAYKKSKSIPVLYPERLNELTAASWACDISSSIKNIQYKPIYDLDAGLKVTIQWYRDHKWLK, via the coding sequence ATGAGAAAAAAAATCTTAATCACAGGCGCAAGTGGTTTTGTCGGTTATCATCTCGTTCAAGCTGCCTATGAGGCAGGCTTGGAAGTGCATGCAGCCGTTAGGAAAACCAGTGATGTCAGTGAAATAAAGTCTTTTGTTGATCAATTTGTTTATCCTGATTTTAAAAATAAGGATTCATTATTGGAACTGTTAGAGCTAGAGCAATATGCCTATATTGTTCATGCAGCTGCAATGACAAGAGCAAAGAACGAATTAGATCTTGTTGAGGTAAATGTTGGGTATAGCGAATGCTTGGCAGACGCAGTCTTTGAATCCAATATACCGCTTGAACGATTTGTTTTTATTAGTAGTCTCGCAGCGATCGGACCAGTGGCTTATGACGCACCTGCGATCAATGAGCAAAATGATTATCACCCTGTAACAGCATATGGCCGTAGTAAAGTCCTGGCTGAAAAGATGCTTGATAAATATGTTGACAATAAACTTTCCATTATCCGTCCTACTGCAGTATATGGACCCAAAGAGAAAGATCTTTTTGTGTTGTTTAAAACATTAAATACGGGTTTAGATGCTTATATTGGAAAATCACCTCAAAAATTAACTTTTGTTTTTGTAAAAGATCTCGTTAATGCTATTCTGAATGCATGCTTTTTAGATAAAGGCGGCAAGAAAGTTTATAATATTACCGATGGCTTAGTGTATGACCGTTATGAAATGGCAACAATTTTTAAAAAATATACTGCTAAGTCCCTATATAGATTACACCTTCCACTTCGCTTGGTTAGAGGTGTGGCTCAAGCAATGGATCTCGCATATAAAAAATCCAAATCAATACCGGTATTGTATCCGGAAAGATTAAATGAATTGACAGCCGCTAGTTGGGCATGTGATATCAGTTCATCAATAAAAAATATTCAATATAAACCTATTTATGATTTGGATGCTGGCTTGAAAGTTACAATTCAATGGTATCGTGATCATAAATGGTTAAAATAA
- the smpB gene encoding SsrA-binding protein SmpB, translated as MAISSDINIKNKRASFEYHLLDRYVAGIRLLGTEIKSIREGKANINDSFCNFFHDGLYLRNMHIAEYSHGSFYNHEAKRDRQLLLTKRELKKLRLKGEEKGFTIVPLRIFISPRGFAKVEIALAQGKKDFDKRDTIKDREGKRELDRALKR; from the coding sequence ATGGCAATATCATCAGATATCAATATAAAAAATAAAAGGGCATCGTTTGAATACCATTTGCTTGACAGATATGTCGCTGGAATTAGACTGCTTGGCACAGAAATCAAATCAATTCGAGAAGGAAAAGCAAATATCAATGATAGTTTTTGCAATTTTTTTCATGACGGTCTTTATCTAAGAAACATGCATATCGCAGAGTATTCGCATGGATCGTTTTACAATCACGAGGCAAAGCGTGATCGTCAATTGTTATTGACAAAGAGAGAATTGAAAAAATTAAGATTAAAAGGAGAGGAAAAGGGTTTTACCATCGTTCCGCTACGTATTTTCATCAGTCCTAGAGGTTTTGCTAAAGTGGAAATAGCTTTAGCGCAAGGTAAAAAAGACTTTGATAAACGTGATACCATCAAAGACAGAGAAGGCAAAAGAGAGCTGGATCGAGCGCTAAAAAGATAG
- a CDS encoding DUF779 domain-containing protein produces the protein MVERLALTEKAKALIKELSSTHGDLMFYQAGGCCEGTQPQCFEKGGFYPRMNDAMIGLAEGYEFWIDRDLFEYWKFSHFTLDVLDGFGPGGFSLESSLGKTFKVHYRLFTEEELKELSPIKRME, from the coding sequence ATGGTAGAAAGATTAGCGTTAACGGAAAAAGCAAAAGCACTAATAAAGGAATTATCAAGCACTCATGGGGATTTGATGTTTTATCAGGCAGGGGGATGTTGTGAAGGTACACAACCACAATGTTTTGAAAAAGGTGGATTCTACCCCCGAATGAATGATGCGATGATCGGCCTTGCGGAAGGTTATGAATTTTGGATCGATCGCGATTTATTTGAATATTGGAAATTTTCGCATTTCACCCTGGATGTCCTCGATGGGTTTGGACCAGGTGGATTTTCATTGGAATCATCCTTAGGGAAAACATTTAAAGTTCACTATAGGCTTTTCACAGAGGAGGAATTAAAAGAATTGTCGCCTATAAAACGAATGGAATAA
- the spt gene encoding serine palmitoyltransferase: MSKGKLGERISQFKIVSELKAKGLYAYFRPIQSRQDTEVKIDGKRVLMFGSNSYLGLTTDERIIKASQDALAKYGTGCAGSRFLNGTLDIHVELEEKLSAYVGKESTILFSTGFQSNLGPLSCLTGRNDYILLDERDHASIIDGSRLSFSKVIKYAHNDMNDLRAKIARLPEESGKLIATDGIFSMEGDIVNLPELIKIADEFDATVMVDDAHSLGVIGEKGAGTASHFGLTDSADLIMGTFSKSFASLGGFVSGDADVIEYLKHSARSVMFSASMTPASVASTLKALEIIQAEPQHIEKLWANTNYAKKLLLESGFDLGATESPILPIFIRNNEKTFWVTKMLQDDGVFVNPVVSPAVPAEESLIRFSLMATHSFDQIDEAIEKMVKVFKLADVESLI, translated from the coding sequence ATGAGTAAAGGAAAATTAGGCGAGAGAATATCGCAATTTAAAATCGTTAGTGAGTTAAAAGCTAAAGGCTTATATGCTTATTTTAGACCCATTCAGTCGAGACAAGATACCGAAGTAAAAATTGATGGCAAACGTGTTTTGATGTTTGGTTCTAATTCTTATTTAGGATTAACGACGGATGAACGTATTATCAAAGCTTCTCAAGATGCATTAGCAAAATATGGAACCGGTTGTGCTGGATCTCGTTTTTTAAATGGTACTTTAGATATTCATGTGGAGCTTGAGGAGAAATTGTCGGCTTATGTGGGGAAAGAGTCAACTATTTTATTCAGTACGGGTTTTCAATCAAATTTAGGACCATTATCATGTCTTACGGGACGTAATGATTATATCTTATTGGATGAACGCGATCATGCTTCCATTATTGATGGTAGTAGATTGTCCTTTTCTAAAGTGATCAAGTATGCGCACAACGATATGAACGATCTGCGTGCAAAAATAGCTAGATTACCAGAAGAAAGTGGCAAATTGATCGCAACAGATGGTATCTTCAGTATGGAAGGGGATATCGTTAACTTACCAGAATTAATAAAAATTGCAGACGAGTTTGATGCGACAGTAATGGTCGATGATGCACATAGTTTAGGTGTGATCGGAGAAAAGGGAGCTGGTACAGCGTCACATTTTGGACTAACTGATAGCGCCGATTTGATTATGGGTACCTTCAGTAAATCATTTGCTTCATTGGGCGGATTTGTTTCTGGAGATGCTGATGTTATTGAATACTTGAAGCACTCTGCACGCTCGGTCATGTTTAGCGCTAGTATGACTCCAGCTTCTGTTGCTTCGACATTGAAAGCTTTGGAGATCATTCAAGCAGAGCCTCAACATATTGAAAAATTGTGGGCAAATACAAATTACGCTAAAAAATTATTATTAGAAAGTGGTTTTGATTTGGGTGCGACAGAGAGCCCGATTTTACCAATTTTTATTAGAAATAACGAAAAGACATTCTGGGTAACTAAAATGCTTCAAGACGATGGTGTTTTTGTCAATCCAGTAGTTTCACCTGCTGTTCCTGCGGAAGAATCTTTGATTCGTTTCTCACTAATGGCAACACATAGCTTCGATCAAATTGATGAAGCGATCGAGAAGATGGTTAAAGTCTTCAAATTAGCAGATGTTGAATCATTAATCTAA
- a CDS encoding helix-turn-helix domain-containing protein has product MINNRLVNSLPFSSRHELSTLVENRRAFTLENLELNVFETYQRSEKVALQFDDLVIINMIHGKKIMHLQQRDSFEYLPGQTMILPAYSKMQIDFPEATFTAPTQCTALTISKAKIDEVINHLNEHYPKANAVMDWKLDLNLFHLYNTPELTDLINKLFQTITSDNPLKDALADLTFRELVIRLLQTQSLLSLDIGKTKNNTALEHIRNYIHAHLSESITVEVLEKQANMSKSSLFRLFKNELGITPIEYIIRTRIQQAKSLLRKTKSVKETCFRVGFNDVNYFVRLFKNRVGITPGAYIICG; this is encoded by the coding sequence ATGATAAACAACAGGCTTGTAAATTCGTTGCCATTTTCATCGCGTCATGAACTTTCTACGCTGGTAGAGAATAGGAGAGCGTTTACTTTAGAAAATCTAGAATTAAACGTATTTGAGACTTATCAAAGATCTGAGAAAGTTGCTTTACAATTTGATGATCTGGTGATTATCAATATGATTCATGGAAAAAAAATTATGCACCTCCAGCAACGAGATTCCTTTGAATATTTACCTGGTCAGACCATGATATTGCCTGCATACAGTAAAATGCAGATCGATTTTCCAGAAGCTACTTTTACAGCGCCTACACAATGTACCGCTTTGACAATAAGTAAAGCGAAGATAGATGAAGTGATTAACCATCTTAATGAGCACTATCCAAAAGCAAATGCAGTAATGGATTGGAAATTAGACTTAAACTTGTTTCATCTGTATAACACTCCAGAATTGACGGATTTGATTAATAAATTATTCCAAACCATCACTAGTGATAATCCGTTGAAAGATGCCCTAGCTGATCTTACCTTTCGTGAACTTGTTATCCGTTTACTTCAAACGCAATCGTTACTGTCTCTTGATATTGGTAAGACAAAAAATAATACAGCTTTAGAGCATATCCGAAATTATATACATGCCCACCTTTCCGAATCCATTACAGTGGAAGTCTTAGAAAAGCAGGCAAATATGAGTAAGTCTAGTTTATTTCGCCTTTTTAAAAACGAATTGGGGATTACACCAATAGAATACATTATCAGAACACGTATTCAGCAGGCAAAGAGTTTGTTACGGAAAACAAAAAGCGTTAAAGAGACTTGTTTTCGTGTTGGATTTAATGATGTCAATTATTTTGTTCGTCTCTTTAAAAATAGAGTAGGTATAACACCTGGAGCTTACATCATATGCGGGTAG
- a CDS encoding aldehyde dehydrogenase family protein — translation MAAIQRPSFKERYGNYIGGKFVPPTLGKYFDNISPLDGKVFTQVAHSTKEDLELAVDTASKAFETWGKTSSTERNIILNKIADRIEQNLEYIAAVETVDNGKAVRETLNADIPLAIDHFRYFASVIRAEEGSLSELDQNTVSLIVHEPIGVIAQIIPWNFPILMAVWKLAPALAAGNCVVLKPAESTPVSILVLMELIGDLIPDGVINIVNGFGGELGRALVTNPKVSKAAFTGSTATGRMVMQYATENIIPVTLELGGKSPNVFFSSVMDHDDAFLDKAIEGAVLFALNQGEICTCPSRLLIQEDIYDRFIAKVIDRVNQIKVGDPLDPETMMGAQASKIQKDKIMSYIKLGKEEGAELLTGGDENHLGEGLEEGYYIKPTLFKGHNKMRIFQEEIFGPVLAVTTFKDEKEALEIANDTIYGLGAGVWTRDAHQLYQIPRAIQAGRVWVNQYHSYPAGAPFGGYKQSGIGRENHKMMLDHYRQTKNMLISYSKEKLGFF, via the coding sequence ATGGCAGCAATTCAAAGACCGTCGTTTAAAGAGCGTTATGGTAATTACATAGGTGGAAAATTTGTTCCACCAACATTAGGAAAATACTTTGACAATATCTCTCCTTTAGATGGTAAAGTATTTACACAGGTTGCACATTCTACAAAGGAAGATTTAGAATTAGCTGTTGATACAGCTTCAAAAGCATTTGAAACCTGGGGAAAAACCTCTTCGACGGAAAGAAACATCATTTTAAATAAAATTGCAGACCGCATCGAGCAAAACTTGGAATACATTGCAGCAGTTGAAACGGTTGACAATGGAAAAGCTGTTCGCGAAACGTTAAATGCAGACATTCCATTAGCGATTGATCACTTTCGTTATTTTGCCAGTGTAATACGCGCAGAAGAGGGATCTTTAAGTGAATTGGATCAAAATACCGTTTCTTTAATTGTTCATGAGCCAATCGGTGTTATTGCGCAGATTATTCCTTGGAATTTCCCAATTTTGATGGCTGTTTGGAAATTGGCCCCTGCTTTAGCCGCAGGTAACTGTGTGGTATTAAAGCCAGCAGAGAGTACACCTGTATCTATTCTTGTCTTAATGGAATTAATCGGTGATCTAATTCCAGATGGTGTTATCAATATCGTCAATGGTTTCGGTGGAGAATTGGGCCGCGCATTGGTCACCAATCCTAAGGTTTCAAAAGCCGCATTTACTGGCTCTACTGCAACTGGCCGTATGGTGATGCAGTATGCTACGGAAAACATCATTCCTGTAACATTGGAATTAGGTGGTAAATCTCCCAATGTGTTCTTTAGTTCGGTCATGGATCATGACGACGCATTCTTAGATAAAGCAATAGAAGGTGCTGTTTTATTTGCCCTGAACCAAGGAGAGATCTGTACTTGTCCTTCTCGCTTACTGATTCAGGAGGATATCTATGATCGTTTTATAGCTAAAGTGATCGATCGTGTCAATCAAATTAAAGTTGGCGATCCTTTAGATCCAGAAACGATGATGGGTGCTCAAGCTTCAAAAATCCAAAAGGACAAAATTATGTCTTATATCAAACTGGGTAAAGAAGAGGGTGCTGAGCTGTTAACTGGTGGTGATGAAAATCATTTGGGCGAAGGTCTGGAAGAAGGGTATTATATCAAACCAACTTTATTTAAAGGCCATAACAAAATGCGTATTTTCCAAGAGGAAATATTTGGTCCTGTATTAGCTGTTACAACATTCAAAGATGAGAAAGAAGCGTTAGAAATTGCTAATGATACCATCTATGGTTTGGGAGCTGGAGTCTGGACACGTGATGCACATCAGCTGTATCAAATCCCACGTGCTATCCAAGCTGGACGTGTATGGGTCAATCAATATCATTCGTACCCTGCTGGCGCTCCTTTTGGAGGTTATAAGCAATCTGGTATCGGTCGTGAAAACCATAAAATGATGCTTGATCATTACCGTCAAACAAAAAACATGTTGATTTCATACAGTAAAGAAAAACTTGGTTTTTTTTAA